AAGTACGACAGTCTGTTTACAAGGCCATTCACTGTAGTCCAGGTAATGGATATGCAAACTTATCAGTCGGTTTCTAAGGTGAGTTTCTGGGTTaccttgaaaataataatttagtttataattacTATTTTAATTTCCGATTGTTTAGGTTCCCGTTCAGGCCAGGAGTGAGAAGACCTTTGGCGTGTGGCCCTTCCGGTCGTCTCCACTTAGCCTGGAGTTAACCTTGCCACAAACTGGCTTTGTGCCCGGTCAAACTGTCCCCCTGAAGGTTTTGGTAGGCAACGACAGCAGCATTCGGGTGCACGAGATGAAGGTGGGTCTGGCCATGATGATCACTTATTACAGTGATCTGAGTTCCGGCACCAACGCAGAGCGTATTTCCGTGGCCAAACTGAAGGCTGATGGCGTGATGAGAAACTCTCGGAAGATGTACGACTTCCAACTCTTGATTCCCTCCACGCCGCCCACTAGTATGCATCTGTGTCGCATTATCAAGATCGGTTACCAGATCGAAGTGGTGGCCAAAGTCAAGGGCATGCACATCAATGGAACTCTGGTAATGCCGGTTACCATTTGTGGGGTTCCTATTATGCCGCCAATGGTGCATTACGTACCTGAAGGATCGGGCGCTGCAGGAGCTCCAAGTGATGGGGCCTTGACTTTGCTTGAGGGCGAGGGTGCCTGGGGCCCAGCTGCTCCGCCCTATCCATGGTCGGAGGACGCCACTTTGGGTGagttaaattgtaatttagcGACTTAATTGATAAAGTTAAAactataatatattatttacagCACCACCTAGCTATGCCGAGGCTATGCATATTCAACCTCACCCAGAGAAGTCTCGCCAGATGCAGCAGGAGGAAGAGAAGCAGCCCTTCAAGCCCCTGTATCCCATTTACAGTCTAccacagccaactgaagaaaagAAGGCAGATCCTGCCTTGGACAAAGAGGAAAAGAAATGAAGGACCTAGGATAAACATTTTCGTATCAAGAGACAAACTTTGAACAGTCCTTCACCAGCTTATCAAGGATTTCTTTGGGTTTTTCCCAGCTCCCCGGATTCTTTGTTGCGTGGCTCCCGTTGGCGAAATGTACGAGTATAATTCAAAATTGTGACAGCGATAAGATAAAAGTTGGCCTGGCCATCGCTACCAATATATAGAACCGCCGCAATGTTTGTTTCATTCTCAGTTCGTTTCTGGCAGCCAACTGGGCATGTGGTTCCCATAGCTTCTCCGAAGTTACGGAGTAAATACGCAGCAAAGTTGGGCATTGAAATCAAATCAGTTGTGTTTGCAACGGCATCAGGAGCGGATCGGCCAATAAATAGCAAACAATAGCAATTACAGAATCAATTACAATTATGGCTGTTACCTGTGAGATCGACTTCGATAACAATCCCCACGGCACCTACTTTGGTGGCCAGGTTGTGAGCGGCAGGGTAACGCTGCGTCTGGACAAAGTGAAGATGGTGAAAGGTGAGAGTGGGTGGCATTCTCCAATTTAAAACTCTGGTTTTTTGGCGATACCATTAGCATGACTCATGCTTATCTTATCGGCGTACTTTTGAGTGCTGTTAAATGGTTTTGCAGCAAAGATCGACCAGGgtgattcatattatttataattgcgAGTCGACCACACGTGCAAAATCTAACGccaacagagagagagagagagatgtaTTCGATGGCCAAACACAAATACATTAATGATAAATATTTACGGCCGATaagattataaatatatttttaaaataatcaatggTTTCGCATTAACTGACATTAAATATgggtatatacatacacactCTGGGAAAAGCAGAATCAGATATCCATTCAactaaataaactttaaataggAATCGTTTTTCAATGAGTAGTTGCAAGTGAAgcaagttaattaattaaaaagaatgagaggtaatatttaaatttaaaattatttgtttaaaaaacttcttCTCCTTACGCAACCAGCAAGGAAGCAATGATTTAGAGGCAGGGACACTCCATTAAAAGAAGTAGTTTGGCAATAAAAATGGGGCCACTATCTTGTGTGcaatcaatataaaaaaatacttaaaaatatacaaataaataggtaaaataaatatttatcatttgtgtttatatatgGTTTTCCCCTTCACAGCTGTCACCTTAAACATAACCGGATATGCCGAGACCCGATGGAGCGAAAGGGTAACCACAAACCGTAGGAGGAGACGTCGCACGTTCTATGGTCGTGAGGATTATATTGCATCCAAAACGTTCCTGGTGGGCTCCAATTTGAGCTGTAAGTATGAGTCATTCAGGGTGTGCTGGGATCGTTTTCTAATTGTTTATGTCATTACAGCCCAAGTTCCCATTGAAGCAGGAATTCATACGTACAACTTTACTTGCCAGATTCCCACCGAGTGTCCATCGTCCTTTGAGGGCATCAATGGGAGGGTTCGTTATATGACCAATGTGACCCTGGTCAGACCCTGGAAATTCGACCAGAGCTACACACGATGCTTCACAGTACTGAAGGTTATGGACCTCAATTTCGACAGCCCATTACTAAGGGTaagtttaatataaattttaatataaattgcaACACTTGTAaacttttataattatttttattttccaggtTCCCGCCCACAGTGAGACCTCAAAGACGTACTGCTGCTGGCCCTGCAAATCGGATCCTCTGTCCCTCCAGCTGACGCTTCCTCAAACTGGCTTTGTGCCTGGCCAAAGCATTCCGCTCAGTGTGCTGGTCACCAACGAGAGCCACATTCCCGTGGAACAGCTCCTGATGACCTTTGCAATGCTGGTGACCTATCACAGCAAGCCTCCTTCGATGCCCAATACTACCTCCGAGCGACTGGTGGTCAATACTTTAAAGGGAGACTCGGTTCAGAGGAACTGCAAGAAACTCTTCAACTACGAGATTAAAGTGCCAGCCACTCCGCCCACCTGCTTCAACCTGTGCGGCATCATACAGATCGCATAtcaagtggaagtggaagccCAGGTAAAGGGCTGTCACCACAACGAGGTGGTCAGCATTCCCGTTACCATTGGCAGTGTTCCGCTGTCCCAGCATGTGCCGATCCAGCCACGGGGTTTGATCCATCAACCTTTGGATGTAAATGGTTTGGGTGGTGGACACATGGCCACTGCTCCGCCACCAAACGCAGCCAATCCCTGGGCTATTGATGATTCTATTCGTAAGCTGGCTTACTTTTAAAGTATTTCTTACATTTTAATCAATGAAATGCTCTTTACAGCTCCTCCCAACTATCAGGAGGCTCTGCACATGCGCTCCACTGCTGACACAAAGACCGACGACATCGACGATCCAGAGCCAGTACAACCCAATACTCTTAATCTGGATGGCACTAACTATAGGCCACTGTATCCAGTCTTCGACATTCCAAGTCCCTCGGCTCCTCCACCATCGGATTACACTCAGAACTATATGGCCGAGAGGGCCTTTGTCAATCCTGCAATGGATGGGGACAAGGACAAGGGAACTtggctataaaaataaaaaataaagggataagctatggaaaaaatatatgaaatttaattaccgTAATGTTTGTTGTGAATAAAATGGaatgcaaaatatttacatatatattataattattattttactgaATTCCGTTCTCAGCTGCTGAATAACACGGCACTTATTTTCCATATTGTGTAACATTTTCAAACACAACTTCTTATCATTGTTCACAATGTCCTTCAAAGATTTACATTTCCAAATGAGATGCTGTAGCTATGGTAATACAAGGTCTCTCCCTTATCGGGTCGCCCCTACCAACATAAAAGCTTCGCTGAAAACTTCTCCAGGGCCAAGGTCTACGCTCCCAGCAGCGATAAGACTTCTCTAAAGCGGAGCCCCCCTAACCGGCTCTTATACTACTTACCATTCCGATTCCATATCGTTTCCGGAGAAGCTCGTTCGGGGCTATCGTTCTTATCGCTCGCACCGCAAGCAGTCCGGCAGTTTTGTACTTAAGTTAGTCGCAACTCGTTGCCCTGGCCATCGGTTTTAGCGGATTCCTGCGCGGACACTCGAACTGGAGTAAAAATGGTCGTTACGTGTGAGATCAGCTTTGATAATAATAGACATGGCACTTTCTACGCCGGTCAACTGGTCAACGGATGCGTGACCCTCAAGTGTGACAGATCCAAGGAGGTACAAGGTAATTGATCAAAGAATTTGCAAGCGAAAACCAAATCGCAATAGGGCttgattaattgtttaaatatagcTTTATTTGACCAgggtattataaatatttgctcgATAACGATTTGTGTGTAGTATATGtcgggaatatatatatatgtttatgaCGACATTGACTTTAGCGGGCATTCTTTAGTGCGGAATGTATGAAGTTGATTGATAACAAAGCGTAAATGTCttggtattattttaataaggaGATTAGGAGAAGGGTTTTCCGTTGTGTTTTAAACTTACAAACACATGGCAAAggttattgaataaatttaagaggcatatttaaatgtatagaattttaagttaatattATAGTTCTAAGTGCAtcggttttaatttatagCATAGCATTACCCCCTCTTCATATTACCTGATTATGTGTGCCGCTATCAGTTGCTATTTGGGATTATCTATATATTAGCTTTCAAGATAAAATATCTCCATTGCTCAACCCACTCTCACTCTCATTTTTTCCCCCCAACTCTTCGTTTTTTAGCCGTTCTGCTAAAGGTGGTTGGATATTCCATAACCAAATGGAGCGAGAAAAGTCTGGGCTCGTCCAAACTATATGCGGGCCGTGAGGATTATCTATCATCCAACACTTATCTGTTGGGCTCCGAGCAAAGTGAGTGAAGCTGAGTGTATTTCGAGAGGTGTTTGCATTCATTAATGGGTTTTATCTCCGGGCCAGACAACAATAGACACACCATTCAGGCCGGCGTCCACAATTACACCTTTGCCTGCCAGCTGCCCTACCAGTGTCCCTCGTCCTTTGAAGGCCGCCATGGCTGCATCCGTTACATTGTCAAAGTCCTGCTCATCCGACCCTGGAAGTTTGATCAGGCCTACACAAAGGGCTTTACAGTGCTGAAGATGCTGGATCTGAACTTTGATACGCCTCAATTAAGGGTAAGTCTAGTTGTAATTTggttaataaatttgtatattataatatattttcttcaatttccTTAGTTGGCTGCCCACAGCGAGGGCTATCGCACCTTCTGCTGCGGTCCCTGCAAGACAGATCCTTTGAAACTGGAGCTGCATCTGCCTCAAGCTGGTTATGTGCCTGGCCAGCGGATACCCGTGACCGTGGTGGTGGTCAACAACACCGCCGTGGCCGTTTCCGAACTGCGACTCTCGCTCGTCATGTTGGTGCGCTACTATAGCGTGAGTCCAGAGCACTCGCGCGTAGAACGGATCATCATTTCACGGGCCAAGGGCGACTCCGTGCTGAAGCAGTGCACCCGCTCTCTGACCATCGACCTGCTTGTGCCCTCTACTCCACCCACCTGCGTGGAGCTGAGCAACCTCATTCAGATCGCCTACCAGCTGGAGGTTGAGGCGCTTGTGAAGAGTCTGCGGGAACAGCAGCTGATGGTCATGCCAGTCACCATTGGTACCATTCCATTGCCGGTTGCCGGCATAGTGGTGCAACAGCCTCCTCGTCGAAGTGGCCACTACGAGGGACCACAATCCAGAAGGGATCCGCCCGATGAGCTGCCCATGGTGACGGCACTTGGCAATGTTCCCAACGATCCAACCCCCAGTTCAGCAGATATGGGTGAGTGAATGATTGCATTTTTTCTGTGCATAGATTTAAATAGGAATAAAGTGTCTGTCGGGAAGCAAATACGTGCCCATGAACCCGTAATGATTAATTGCAATCTTATCTGAAAACTTTTGAAAGGAATCGGAGCTTGGTTATCTTCAGATATCGCTAATTGTGCTGTCAAAACATTGTTTAAATGATAATCAgtctattaaatatttttgatattattttaatttatacataatttattgaataaaGTTAAACAGGAAAATACGTATACAGAAATAAAAGCAAtgaaaaaatatctaaaattaaCAAGAATGTCCTCTCTACAAACGCAATATTTTCCTTtgataaaaactaaattctaTAATTTCTTATACCTCAGGTCTTCCTAATTACGAGGAATCCAAGCACACGCAACGCGGTAACATCAATGAGGAGGAGTTGAACGCCTTTGGAACCAACGAGTTCGCCCCACTGTATCCTGTGTACAGCATCCCGAGTCCCACGCCTGTGCTTTCGGCGAATACACGGAATGCAGGCTTCGTAAATCAAAGTTTTGTCAAGTAGAGCTTTTTATATTcgacattttcctttttttatgtttacatttattgttaaaaaaaatataaacgaaAAAAACACTGCTTGCATTTTGGGGTGGTTTAAGGTTTATAAGTAATGCTGTAAGAAGTATAAGGATATTCAGATACAAAATCAGCAACTTTAATACACAATATTATTGCAATGGCTATTGAAATATTGTTATCAGCAATTTGGAGTTAAAATTCCACCAATTTGTTTATAGCATATGACATTAATTGTAAGTTTtagagtatttttttttttataaatttaccaaTTTGTTAAGTTAAAACATTCTAAGAAGTTAAGTAGGTAGCAAATTAAGATATTATTGCGATAATAATTGTAGGTTTAAAGTCATTGCTATAAATATGGCGGAATTCACTTgctacaaatttaaataatgaattaTAGCGAtagcaataaaaagtttttaagtcATTGGAAGATATTTGAGTCATTGTTATAAATTTACCGTTACTGTATTGTTACCTGAATCCAAGCAGTTTAGTAGGCAGGAACAGTTTAATAGTCATTGCTATAAATATAGCGAAATTCACATGAAATCAATTTGTATTGAGAATATTACAGCGTTTGCCAGTTTTAGAGTCATTGTAATAAATGTACCGTTAGTGTTTGTTAATAGATTTAAAGCAGTTGATATTCTAGCAACTTGTATATAGCACGTTATAGCAAAGATTCTTAAaggtttaaaagttattattataaatgaaCTGTATAGAGAACACTATAGCGATAATTATTGCAAGTCTTACAGTCACTATAATTTTTTGATGTTTACatttattctaaaaataaatataaacgaaaacaaacactGCTTGCATTTTGGGGGTGGTTTAAGGTAATGCTGTAAGATGCTGGGAACAGTCATGCAGcttattctatattttatcaGCATCCTgtatacattatattattgCAATGGTTATgagatttttaaagttttttttgggAAGAAGTTAAAATTTTACCAATTTGTTTATAGCATATTTCAATGACAGGTATTGCAAGTTTTAGAGTCATTGATATAAATGTAAGGTTAGTGGTATGGTAACTGAATCAAAGCAGTTTATTTGGCATATTATAgcgataattatttaaagtttaacagTCATTGCTATTAATGTATCTATGaataaaaaagttaacaaTCTAGCAACTTGTATAAAGCAACTTGTATATAGCAACTTGTACATAGCAACTTGTATAGAGAATATTATAGCGATAATTAAAGGCAGTTTTACAGTCATTGTAAGATATTTACACAGTATAAGTCAGTAAGAGataatcatttatttatagaatattttgTCCCAAAAAAATGTGATCTAAATAAGCTGCTGGGTAAGcattaaaaatggagacaactCCGAAAATTGCAACAAGAAAGTAAAAGAATTTTAAGACAACGTTTTTTTCtatactaataaattaatcaatataatttgtgaaatattataattattaaataataaaatatattaatatataatttacaatattcacgttaatttattttcgaattgggtctcaaaaaaatatatgtatatatcaaaACTTAGATAAGGAAAAGAATTGTGGTTATCTAACAACCCGAATTAACCTGCAATAATcttcaaaattataataataaattatttaaagcaaatatgaaatttacaatatttctTCAACGAGGCTACAACAAATACGAAAACTTATTGGTCCAATATGTGGCTAATCCAAATATAGATTAGCCTAATCTAATCATCTTTAGGTTATATGATTCTTAAAAATAAGGTGACCTATAATTGCAATGTcaacaaaaaaatgatttcttttaaataatttttacacttttatttttgttgcagGGTTAATTCAACTGAGTTTATTCCTAACCATCTCTCGCATAGATTTCCGCTCCATAATTTTCAACGATATTCTGGGTGAATTTACCTCATGTTCTGGGAACATTAACTTGCCCGGGTGTCAAG
Above is a genomic segment from Drosophila kikkawai strain 14028-0561.14 chromosome 3R, DkikHiC1v2, whole genome shotgun sequence containing:
- the LOC108084088 gene encoding arrestin domain-containing protein 17, with protein sequence MVVTCEISFDNNRHGTFYAGQLVNGCVTLKCDRSKEVQAVLLKVVGYSITKWSEKSLGSSKLYAGREDYLSSNTYLLGSEQNNNRHTIQAGVHNYTFACQLPYQCPSSFEGRHGCIRYIVKVLLIRPWKFDQAYTKGFTVLKMLDLNFDTPQLRLAAHSEGYRTFCCGPCKTDPLKLELHLPQAGYVPGQRIPVTVVVVNNTAVAVSELRLSLVMLVRYYSVSPEHSRVERIIISRAKGDSVLKQCTRSLTIDLLVPSTPPTCVELSNLIQIAYQLEVEALVKSLREQQLMVMPVTIGTIPLPVAGIVVQQPPRRSGHYEGPQSRRDPPDELPMVTALGNVPNDPTPSSADMGLPNYEESKHTQRGNINEEELNAFGTNEFAPLYPVYSIPSPTPVLSANTRNAGFVNQSFVK
- the LOC108084026 gene encoding arrestin domain-containing protein 2, encoding MGIICQILFHNNIQGVYYAGQTISGQVTLSTDTVKAIKAIRLKVKGYAETHWTESKTDSNNKSTSESYNGFEKYLSSTVYLLGSATSSEMSLEPGVRTYNFACQIPIHCPSSFEGTHGRICYTVAVNIFQSWKYDSLFTRPFTVVQVMDMQTYQSVSKVPVQARSEKTFGVWPFRSSPLSLELTLPQTGFVPGQTVPLKVLVGNDSSIRVHEMKVGLAMMITYYSDLSSGTNAERISVAKLKADGVMRNSRKMYDFQLLIPSTPPTSMHLCRIIKIGYQIEVVAKVKGMHINGTLVMPVTICGVPIMPPMVHYVPEGSGAAGAPSDGALTLLEGEGAWGPAAPPYPWSEDATLAPPSYAEAMHIQPHPEKSRQMQQEEEKQPFKPLYPIYSLPQPTEEKKADPALDKEEKK
- the LOC108084025 gene encoding arrestin domain-containing protein 3, translated to MAVTCEIDFDNNPHGTYFGGQVVSGRVTLRLDKVKMVKAVTLNITGYAETRWSERVTTNRRRRRRTFYGREDYIASKTFLVGSNLSSQVPIEAGIHTYNFTCQIPTECPSSFEGINGRVRYMTNVTLVRPWKFDQSYTRCFTVLKVMDLNFDSPLLRVPAHSETSKTYCCWPCKSDPLSLQLTLPQTGFVPGQSIPLSVLVTNESHIPVEQLLMTFAMLVTYHSKPPSMPNTTSERLVVNTLKGDSVQRNCKKLFNYEIKVPATPPTCFNLCGIIQIAYQVEVEAQVKGCHHNEVVSIPVTIGSVPLSQHVPIQPRGLIHQPLDVNGLGGGHMATAPPPNAANPWAIDDSIPPPNYQEALHMRSTADTKTDDIDDPEPVQPNTLNLDGTNYRPLYPVFDIPSPSAPPPSDYTQNYMAERAFVNPAMDGDKDKGTWL